One window of Amaranthus tricolor cultivar Red isolate AtriRed21 chromosome 13, ASM2621246v1, whole genome shotgun sequence genomic DNA carries:
- the LOC130798064 gene encoding probable serine/threonine-protein kinase At1g01540 isoform X1, whose amino-acid sequence MSAFLHQQLSKKTSIFGLRLFVVLGICVGAGIVVLLFLISLWFTSRRNNKITNSQNHNTHKNVANLLPLSLHPTPTIPNISKEITEIKPDNSQITVPDPVPDPDPGPNKTLVGRSQSQIEENLNGHQRIHIEIGKDHRISYPETGPGPGPAIGTGSSSHGSGEQNGLSGPEVSHLGWGHWYTLRELEESTNGFADENVIGEGGYGIVYHGTFYHNSHVDHVAVKNLLNNRGQAEKEFKVEVEAIGRVRHKNLVRLLGYCAEGAHRILVYEYVDNGNLEQWLHGDVGSLSPLTWDIRMNIMIGTAKGLTYLHEGLEPKVVHRDIKSSNILLDKQWNPKVSDFGLAKLLASERNYVTTRVMGTFGYVAPEYASTGMLNERSDVYSFGILLMEVISGRNPVDYSRPPGEVNVVDWLKQMVSSRNAEGVLDPKLPEKPSSRALKRVLLVALRCVDPNAQKRPKMGHIVHMLEAEELPFRDDHRTTREHGISVLRTARAKLMDNLAIESGDSSGYESGVSIPRLPWRKQETVEEH is encoded by the exons ATGTCAGCATTTCTCCACCAACAACTCTCCAAAAAAACCTCCATTTTTGGCTTAAGATTATTTGTTGTTTTAGGTATTTGTGTTGGAGCTGGAATTGTTGTTCTTCTTTTTCTTATCTCTCTTTGGTTCACTTCAAGACGCAATAACAAAATCACCAACTCCCAAAATCACAATACCCACAAAAATGTTGCTAATCTACTGCCTTTGTCTCTACACCCAACACCCACAATTCCAAACATTTCAAAAGAAATCACAGAAATCAAACCGGATAATTCACAGATTACAGTGCCGGACCCGGTTCCtgatccggatccgggtccaaacAAAACATTAGTGGGTCGGTCACAATCACAAATTGAGGAAAACTTAAATGGGCATCAGAGAATTCACATAGAAATTGGGAAGGATCATAGGATATCATATCCGGAgaccggacccggacccggacccgcaATCGGAACCGGGTCATCATCGCATGGAAGTGGGGAGCAAAATGGGTTATCAGGACCCGAAGTATCACATTTGGGTTGGGGACATTGGTATACATTAAGAGAGCttgaagaatcaacaaatgGTTTTGCTGATGAGAATGTGATTGGTGAAGGTGGGTATGGAATTGTCTACCATGGAACTTTTTATCATAATTCTCATGTGGATCATGTAGCTGTCAAAAATCTTCTTAATAACAG AGGACAAGCTGAAAAGGAGTTCAAAGTTGAAGTGGAAGCAATTGGACGTGTTCGACATAAGAATTTAGTCAGATTGCTCGGTTATTGTGCTGAAGGAGCTCATAG gATTCTGGTGTATGAGTATGTAGACAATGGGAACTTGGAACAATGGCTTCATGGAGATGTGGGATCTCTTAGTCCTCTTACCTGGGATATTCGCATGAATATTATGATAGGGACAGCGAAAGG ATTGACTTACTTGCATGAGGGGCTTGAGCCTAAAGTTGTTCACCGAGACATTAAGTCAAGTAACATATTGCTTGATAAACAATGGAACCCGAAAGTATCTGATTTTGGCCTAGCAAAGCTCCTGGCATCAGAGAGAAATTATGTGACAACACGTGTGATGGGAACTTTCGG CTATGTTGCTCCAGAATATGCCAGTACGGGCATGTTGAATGAAAGAAGTGATGTGTATAGCTTCGGGATCCTTTTGATGGAGGTCATTTCGGGGAGAAATCCTGTGGATTACAGCCGTCCACCCGGAGAG GTGAATGTTGTTGATTGGCTCAAACAAATGGTATCAAGCAGAAATGCAGAAGGTGTGTTGGACCCTAAACTACCCGAGAAGCCTTCTTCCCGAGCATTGAAGCGTGTCCTGCTAGTGGCTTTACGTTGTGTAGACCCAAATGCACAAAAGCGTCCAAAGATGGGTCATATTGTACATATGTTAGAAGCTGAAGAGCTTCCTTTTCGTGAT GACCATCGAACTACAAGAGAGCACGGGATTTCAGTGCTTAGAACCGCAAGAGCTAAGCTAATGGATAATCTAGCAATCGAATCAGGTGACAGCAGTGGATACGAAAGTGGCGTATCAATTCCTAGATTGCCGTGGAGAAAGCAGGAAACTGTGGAAGAACACTAA
- the LOC130798064 gene encoding probable serine/threonine-protein kinase At1g01540 isoform X2 — MRTSRIRSCDGGQAEKEFKVEVEAIGRVRHKNLVRLLGYCAEGAHRILVYEYVDNGNLEQWLHGDVGSLSPLTWDIRMNIMIGTAKGLTYLHEGLEPKVVHRDIKSSNILLDKQWNPKVSDFGLAKLLASERNYVTTRVMGTFGYVAPEYASTGMLNERSDVYSFGILLMEVISGRNPVDYSRPPGEVNVVDWLKQMVSSRNAEGVLDPKLPEKPSSRALKRVLLVALRCVDPNAQKRPKMGHIVHMLEAEELPFRDDHRTTREHGISVLRTARAKLMDNLAIESGDSSGYESGVSIPRLPWRKQETVEEH; from the exons ATGCGAACATCTAGGATAAGAAGTTGTGATGG AGGACAAGCTGAAAAGGAGTTCAAAGTTGAAGTGGAAGCAATTGGACGTGTTCGACATAAGAATTTAGTCAGATTGCTCGGTTATTGTGCTGAAGGAGCTCATAG gATTCTGGTGTATGAGTATGTAGACAATGGGAACTTGGAACAATGGCTTCATGGAGATGTGGGATCTCTTAGTCCTCTTACCTGGGATATTCGCATGAATATTATGATAGGGACAGCGAAAGG ATTGACTTACTTGCATGAGGGGCTTGAGCCTAAAGTTGTTCACCGAGACATTAAGTCAAGTAACATATTGCTTGATAAACAATGGAACCCGAAAGTATCTGATTTTGGCCTAGCAAAGCTCCTGGCATCAGAGAGAAATTATGTGACAACACGTGTGATGGGAACTTTCGG CTATGTTGCTCCAGAATATGCCAGTACGGGCATGTTGAATGAAAGAAGTGATGTGTATAGCTTCGGGATCCTTTTGATGGAGGTCATTTCGGGGAGAAATCCTGTGGATTACAGCCGTCCACCCGGAGAG GTGAATGTTGTTGATTGGCTCAAACAAATGGTATCAAGCAGAAATGCAGAAGGTGTGTTGGACCCTAAACTACCCGAGAAGCCTTCTTCCCGAGCATTGAAGCGTGTCCTGCTAGTGGCTTTACGTTGTGTAGACCCAAATGCACAAAAGCGTCCAAAGATGGGTCATATTGTACATATGTTAGAAGCTGAAGAGCTTCCTTTTCGTGAT GACCATCGAACTACAAGAGAGCACGGGATTTCAGTGCTTAGAACCGCAAGAGCTAAGCTAATGGATAATCTAGCAATCGAATCAGGTGACAGCAGTGGATACGAAAGTGGCGTATCAATTCCTAGATTGCCGTGGAGAAAGCAGGAAACTGTGGAAGAACACTAA
- the LOC130798823 gene encoding uncharacterized protein LOC130798823, with protein sequence MMMSGSSLSRQSSGGMCIRYCLLGFAMTSTLLIFGPGLYWKINKGTKLGHHSSTSCLPCICDCPPPLSILKITPGLVNLSTEDCGKGDPEVQNEMEKQYGELLIEELKLQEIVGEEQIRHINATYREARRVASQYQREAEKCTFAIETCEDAREIAEALIRREIRLASLWEQRDGMG encoded by the exons atGATGATGTCAGGAAGTAGTTTATCAAGACAATCTTCAGGAGGAATGTGTATAAGATATTGTTTACTGGGATTTGCAATGACATCAACACTTTTAATATTTGGGCCAGGTTTATATTGGAAGATAAATAAGGGTACAAAATTGGGACATCATTCTTCTACTTCTTGTCTACCTTGTATTTGTGATTGTCCTCCTCCTTTATCCATTCTTAAGATTACTCCTG gTTTGGTGAACCTTTCAACCGAAG ATTGTGGTAAAGGCGATCCAGAAGTTCAAAATGAGATGGAAAAACAATATGGAGAGCTTCTTATAGAGGAGTTGAAGTTACAAGAAATAGTTGGAGAAGAACAAATAAgacatataaatgcaacatatAGAGAAGCACGTAGAGTTGCATCTCAATATCAACGTGAAGCTGAGAAATGCACATTTGCTATTGAAACTTGTGAAGATGCTCGAGAGATTGCGGAAGCACTCATTCGTCGAGAGATCAGGCTTGCCTCTTTATGGGAACAGCGTGATGGGATGGGATAA